The following proteins come from a genomic window of Salvia hispanica cultivar TCC Black 2014 chromosome 4, UniMelb_Shisp_WGS_1.0, whole genome shotgun sequence:
- the LOC125217633 gene encoding F-box protein At5g51380-like isoform X2, which translates to MSSLPDHNAVFDPNNPGRKRHFSWPEQLSGERFDQNDVLKHVILKLHLRSISHSGSTTPQSESEPDSESLNSSPLSAAPDCSRALSDELLLNVLSRITDRKQHLSNSLVCKAWCVISGRLIQSIKVLDWEFLESGRSIRSLSLEGCSLLTTEGLESVVLSWTEIDRLKVISCNNVKDSEITPELATLFSDLKELKWRPDSRSLLSASLTGTGIREKGGKSLSSK; encoded by the exons ATGTCGTCTCTGCCCGATCACAACGCGGTGTTTGACCCGAACAATCCGGGCAGGAAGCGGCATTTCAGCTGGCCCGAGCAATTATCCGGCGAGAGGTTCGACCAGAACGACGTATTAAAGCACGTCATCCTTAAACTGCACCTCCGCTCTATCTCCCACTCCGGCTCCACCACGCCTCAATCCGAGTCGGAGCCTGACTCCGAATCGCTGAATTCGAGCCCGCTCTCCGCCGCGCCGGATTGCTCCAGAGCCTTGTCTGATGAGCTGTTGCTGAATGTTCTTAGTAGAATTACGGACAGGAAACAGCACTTGTCGAATTCGCTTGTGTGCAAGGCGTGGTGCGTGATTTCTGGAAGGTTGATTCAGTCGATTAAGGTGCTGGACTGGGAGTTTTTGGAGTCCGGGAG GTCCATAAGATCTCTCTCACTAGAAGGTTGCTCATTACTGACGACTGAAGGATTAGAATCAGTAGTTCTTTCTTGGACAGAAATTGATAGGCTTAAAGTAATTTCATGTAACAATGTGAAGGACAGTGAAATAACTCCAGAGTTAGCGACCTTATTTTCTGATCTCAAAGAATTGAAATGGAGGCCTGATTCCCGGTCCCTACTATCAGCGAGCCTCACAGGGACAGGTATCAGAGAAAAAGGTGGTAAATCTTTGAGTAGCAAGTGA
- the LOC125217633 gene encoding F-box protein At5g51380-like isoform X1, whose product MSSLPDHNAVFDPNNPGRKRHFSWPEQLSGERFDQNDVLKHVILKLHLRSISHSGSTTPQSESEPDSESLNSSPLSAAPDCSRALSDELLLNVLSRITDRKQHLSNSLVCKAWCVISGRLIQSIKVLDWEFLESGRLSLRFPNLIDVNIVPASINFETNSAILLSCKLLDVYLNSDVLGNDGLFVRRDDILDSERIDRCVKMLAKSCRNLRRIVLMNASEEGLGCLAIECELLQEMELHYCGDLSLKGVCKFRNLQILKLIGRIGGIYDSVVSDIGMTILAQGCGRLVKLELVGCEGSYDGIKAIGMCCQMLEELTLYNHRMEGGWIAALSYCGNLKTLSIQSCKYIDQSPGPDEHLGSCPMLEELHLRRCHTREKHGVRALFLVCRNIRVLEIEDCWGLDDSIFAAATIFRSIRSLSLEGCSLLTTEGLESVVLSWTEIDRLKVISCNNVKDSEITPELATLFSDLKELKWRPDSRSLLSASLTGTGIREKGGKSLSSK is encoded by the exons ATGTCGTCTCTGCCCGATCACAACGCGGTGTTTGACCCGAACAATCCGGGCAGGAAGCGGCATTTCAGCTGGCCCGAGCAATTATCCGGCGAGAGGTTCGACCAGAACGACGTATTAAAGCACGTCATCCTTAAACTGCACCTCCGCTCTATCTCCCACTCCGGCTCCACCACGCCTCAATCCGAGTCGGAGCCTGACTCCGAATCGCTGAATTCGAGCCCGCTCTCCGCCGCGCCGGATTGCTCCAGAGCCTTGTCTGATGAGCTGTTGCTGAATGTTCTTAGTAGAATTACGGACAGGAAACAGCACTTGTCGAATTCGCTTGTGTGCAAGGCGTGGTGCGTGATTTCTGGAAGGTTGATTCAGTCGATTAAGGTGCTGGACTGGGAGTTTTTGGAGTCCGGGAGGTTGAGTTTACGGTTTCCGAATTTGATCGATGTCAATATTGTGCCTGCTAGTATTAATTTCGAGACGAATTCGGCGATTTTGTTGAGTTGTAAATTGTTGGATGTTTACCTGAATTCGGATGTGTTGGGAAATGATGGTCTTTTTGTTAGGAGAGATGATATCTTGGATAGTGAGAGGATTGATAGATGTGTCAAAATGTTGGCTAAGAGTTGTAGAAACTTGAGAAGAATAGTTTTGATGAATGCTAGTGAGGAGGGGTTAGGCTGCTTGGCCATTGAGTGTGAATTGCTCCAGGAAATGGAGTTGCATTACTGTGGTGACTTATCACTTAAGGGGGTTTGTAAGTTCAGAAATTTGCAGATATTGAAATTGATTGGGAGAATAGGGGGGATTTATGATTCAGTGGTTTCAGATATTGGAATGACCATATTGGCACAGGGGTGTGGGCGATTGGTGAAGCTCGAATTGGTAGGATGCGAGGGGAGTTATGATGGGATCAAGGCTATAGGGATGTGCTGTCAGATGTTAGAGGAGTTGACACTCTACAACCATAGGATGGAAGGAGGGTGGATAGCGGCCTTGTCGTATTGTGGGAACTTAAAAACCTTGAGTATCCAGTCGTGTAAGTATATTGATCAAAGTCCAGGACCAGATGAGCATTTAGGGTCATGCCCAATGCTCGAGGAGTTACATTTGAGGCGATGTCATACGAGGGAAAAACATGGTGTTAGGGCGTTGTTTCTGGTGTGTCGGAATATCAGGGTCCTAGAAATAGAAGACTGTTGGGGATTGGATGACAGCATATTTGCTGCTGCAACAATTTTTAG GTCCATAAGATCTCTCTCACTAGAAGGTTGCTCATTACTGACGACTGAAGGATTAGAATCAGTAGTTCTTTCTTGGACAGAAATTGATAGGCTTAAAGTAATTTCATGTAACAATGTGAAGGACAGTGAAATAACTCCAGAGTTAGCGACCTTATTTTCTGATCTCAAAGAATTGAAATGGAGGCCTGATTCCCGGTCCCTACTATCAGCGAGCCTCACAGGGACAGGTATCAGAGAAAAAGGTGGTAAATCTTTGAGTAGCAAGTGA
- the LOC125217633 gene encoding protein transport protein Sec61 subunit beta-like isoform X3, with translation MATGGAAPQRGTAAAAAANLRRRKTAGGGAGGGAGGTMLQFYTDDAPGLKISPNVVLVMSIGFIAFVAVLHVMGKLYFVRKE, from the coding sequence ATGGCAACCGGTGGAGCTGCTCCCCAAAGGGGAACTGCAGCTGCTGCAGCAGCCAACCTCCGTCGGAGGAAAACAGCTGGTGGAGGGGCCGGTGGTGGAGCAGGTGGAACTATGCTACAATTCTACACGGATGATGCCCCTGGACTTAAGATCTCCCCAAATGTTGTGCTTGTAATGAGCATCGGTTTCATAGCTTTTGTTGCGGTCCTTCATGTCATGGGCAAACTTTACTTTGTTCGCAAGGAGTAG